A genomic segment from Dermatobacter hominis encodes:
- a CDS encoding ferredoxin, protein MKVVVNFDLCESNAVCMGIAPEVFEVRDDDFLYVLQEEPPEELRGKVEEAARRCPKQAIAIEG, encoded by the coding sequence ATGAAGGTTGTCGTGAACTTCGACCTCTGCGAGTCGAACGCCGTGTGCATGGGCATCGCACCCGAGGTGTTCGAGGTGCGGGACGACGACTTCCTCTACGTGCTGCAGGAGGAGCCGCCCGAGGAGCTCCGGGGCAAGGTCGAGGAGGCCGCCCGCCGCTGCCCCAAGCAGGCCATCGCGATCGAGGGCTGA
- a CDS encoding SDR family NAD(P)-dependent oxidoreductase translates to MVDLTGRVVVVTGGNGGIGLGLAHGVAAAGATVAVWGRNPDKNAAAVEELRAAGATGSTSAVVDVSDEEQVDAAMAETLAAHGRVDTMVANAGIGGGAPFAEQTLERWRRIMEVNLDGAFLSFRAAVRHMIERGEGGSLIGISSTSAIHGAPANQAYSCSKTAMIALVKGLAVEMARHGIRANGIVPGWVETELTAPLLGWERFMANTTARTPVRRWGAPSDFGEAAAFLADPTQTFHTGDLLVIDGGYSIF, encoded by the coding sequence ATGGTGGACCTGACGGGACGGGTGGTGGTGGTCACCGGCGGCAACGGCGGGATCGGCCTCGGTCTCGCCCACGGGGTCGCCGCGGCCGGCGCGACGGTGGCGGTGTGGGGCCGCAACCCCGACAAGAACGCCGCGGCGGTCGAGGAGCTCCGGGCCGCCGGCGCCACCGGCTCGACGTCGGCGGTCGTCGACGTGTCCGACGAGGAGCAGGTCGACGCCGCCATGGCCGAGACGCTGGCCGCGCACGGTCGGGTCGACACGATGGTCGCCAACGCCGGCATCGGCGGGGGCGCCCCGTTCGCCGAGCAGACCCTCGAGCGCTGGCGCCGCATCATGGAGGTCAACCTCGACGGCGCCTTCCTCTCGTTCCGGGCCGCGGTCCGCCACATGATCGAGCGGGGCGAGGGCGGCTCCCTCATCGGGATCTCGTCGACGTCGGCCATCCACGGCGCACCCGCCAACCAGGCCTACTCCTGCTCGAAGACGGCCATGATCGCCCTCGTCAAGGGGTTGGCGGTCGAGATGGCCCGCCACGGCATCCGGGCGAACGGGATCGTGCCGGGCTGGGTCGAGACCGAGCTCACCGCGCCCCTCCTCGGGTGGGAGCGGTTCATGGCCAACACGACGGCCCGGACGCCGGTGCGGCGCTGGGGCGCCCCGTCGGACTTCGGCGAAGCCGCCGCGTTCCTGGCCGATCCGACCCAGACGTTCCACACGGGCGACCTCCTCGTGATCGACGGCGGCTACTCGATCTTCTGA
- a CDS encoding GNAT family N-acetyltransferase — translation MAEGSVRTATTEDAPDLSLVLSRGFTDDPIWRWMAPEDRRWPRRMAPVFRHLIGPSIGHRTVWTTNAHEGAAVWAPPGAWSFPTSAAVRSGPAMLRGFGVAGLRRTLRMVGRMEAAHPKERHWYLEFLATDAHLRGRGIGSALIGPGLERADEEGVGAYLESSKLDNVPFYRRHGFEVVEEMVAVPGAPPLWRMWRDPR, via the coding sequence GTGGCGGAGGGCAGCGTGCGCACGGCGACGACCGAGGACGCGCCGGACCTCTCCCTCGTCCTGTCCCGCGGCTTCACCGACGACCCGATCTGGCGGTGGATGGCGCCCGAGGACCGCCGGTGGCCGCGGCGCATGGCCCCGGTGTTCCGCCACCTGATCGGTCCGTCGATCGGGCACCGCACGGTCTGGACCACGAACGCCCACGAGGGCGCGGCGGTCTGGGCGCCCCCCGGCGCGTGGAGCTTCCCGACCAGCGCCGCCGTGCGATCCGGGCCGGCGATGCTGCGGGGCTTCGGCGTCGCGGGCCTGCGGCGGACGCTCCGGATGGTCGGGCGCATGGAGGCCGCGCACCCGAAGGAGCGGCACTGGTACCTCGAGTTCCTGGCCACCGACGCCCACCTGCGCGGCCGCGGCATCGGCTCCGCCCTGATCGGGCCCGGGCTCGAGCGGGCCGACGAGGAGGGGGTCGGCGCCTACCTCGAGAGCTCGAAGCTGGACAACGTGCCGTTCTACCGCCGTCACGGGTTCGAGGTCGTCGAGGAGATGGTCGCCGTCCCCGGCGCGCCGCCGCTCTGGCGCATGTGGCGCGACCCCCGCTGA
- a CDS encoding histidine phosphatase family protein, with protein MRQYRFAPPTGATTIVLVRHGESAPEHPDRPFPLRDGHGDPPLAPDGEEQARRVGERLASEHRAGLTIDAVYVTTLQRTHQTAAPLIELLARDGGVDVEPNVLADLREVFLGEWEQQFRAKVASGDPVAAAMFAEERWDVIPGAERGEDFAARLRAGVEAIHAAHPDSRVVAVVHGGVIGQLLAMATGSTPFAFVGADNASISELVVQADGRWRIRRFNDIAHLV; from the coding sequence ATCCGCCAGTACCGGTTCGCGCCGCCGACGGGCGCGACGACCATCGTCCTGGTGCGCCACGGCGAGTCCGCCCCGGAGCACCCCGACCGGCCGTTCCCGCTTCGCGACGGCCACGGGGACCCGCCGCTCGCCCCCGACGGCGAGGAGCAGGCCCGGCGGGTGGGGGAGCGGCTGGCGTCGGAGCACCGCGCCGGCCTGACGATCGACGCGGTCTACGTGACGACGCTGCAGCGCACGCACCAGACGGCGGCGCCGCTCATCGAGCTGCTCGCCCGGGACGGCGGCGTGGACGTCGAGCCGAACGTGCTCGCCGACCTCCGCGAGGTGTTCCTCGGCGAGTGGGAGCAGCAGTTCAGGGCCAAGGTCGCGTCGGGCGACCCGGTCGCGGCGGCGATGTTCGCCGAGGAGCGCTGGGACGTGATCCCGGGCGCCGAGCGGGGCGAGGACTTCGCCGCCCGCCTCCGGGCCGGCGTCGAGGCGATCCACGCCGCTCACCCCGACAGCCGCGTGGTGGCGGTCGTCCACGGCGGGGTGATCGGCCAGCTGCTGGCCATGGCGACGGGCAGCACGCCGTTCGCCTTCGTCGGCGCCGACAACGCGTCGATCAGCGAGCTGGTCGTGCAGGCCGACGGCCGGTGGCGGATCCGCCGCTTCAACGACATCGCCCACCTGGTCTGA
- a CDS encoding HNH endonuclease — translation MTVLLLNASYEPLRVIALRRAIGLVFAGKVDLLESSDEHLLHTSGGDVYEAPVVVRLRRMVKVPFQSVAPLSRRAIEARDERRCQVVGCDRSGQTVDHVVPRSRGGAHEWTNVVLMCTRHNSHKGAHLLSELGWHLKREPSAPRGELVILARAGIRQPPPAWTPYLPGIAAA, via the coding sequence GTGACGGTCCTCCTGCTCAACGCGAGCTACGAGCCCCTCCGGGTCATCGCGCTGCGCCGGGCGATCGGCCTGGTGTTCGCCGGCAAGGTGGACCTGCTCGAGTCGAGCGACGAGCACCTCCTGCACACGAGCGGCGGCGACGTCTACGAGGCACCGGTCGTGGTGCGCCTCCGCCGGATGGTGAAGGTGCCGTTCCAGTCGGTGGCGCCCCTGTCGCGGCGCGCCATCGAGGCCCGCGACGAGCGGCGCTGCCAGGTGGTCGGCTGCGACCGGAGCGGCCAGACGGTCGACCACGTCGTCCCCCGGTCGCGGGGCGGGGCGCACGAGTGGACCAACGTCGTGCTGATGTGCACGCGCCACAACTCGCACAAGGGCGCCCACCTGCTGTCGGAGCTCGGCTGGCACCTCAAGCGCGAACCCAGCGCGCCGCGGGGCGAGCTCGTGATCCTGGCCCGGGCCGGCATCCGGCAACCGCCGCCGGCCTGGACGCCCTACCTGCCGGGAATCGCCGCGGCCTGA